The genomic window CTTGACTGGAGCAATAAATCAGTTAATGGCTGGAATTATTGGCGCAGTAGTAGGAATTTGGTTATTAAACTTAATTACTATATTTGGCTCTTTTTTTCTTGGACAGGCGGCGATGGGTTGGGGAGATAGTAAATTGGCGGCAATGATGGGCGCTTGGTTAGGATGGAAATATTTACTTTTAGCTTGCTTTATTGCTTGCGCTTTAGGGGCGTTTATGGGCGGTGGGGCGATCGCACTTAAAATTATTAATCGACGGCAACCTATGCCCTTTGGGCCTTTCCTGGCAATGGGATCTGCGATCGTTGTATTTTGGGGTGAATTACTTTTAACTACTTACTGGCGCTGGTTTTTCCCAATTAGCTAAACCCTTGCTCCCTTTCGAGTAAGATCGTAATGCTTAATTTAACCTGAGTTCTTTACTCCCATGTCCCTGTTTGATTGGTTCGCAAATCGCCGCAAAACTGAATCTACAAATAAAGAACCCCAACGTGATATTGCCGACGGACTCTGGAATAAGTGCGTAGCTTGCTCTGTACTTGCCTATACCAAAGACTTACGCGCTAATCAAATGGTTTGTTTGGAATGTGGTCATCATGTCCGCGTTGATAGCGACGAGCGCATTCGCCAGCTAATTGATGCTCATAGTTGGAATCCCATCAATGAAAACTTGTATCCCCTCGATCCATTAGAATTTCGCGATCGCAAACCCTACAGCGATAGATTAAAAGAAACTCAACAAAAAACTGGCTTAATCGACGCGGTACAAACAGGCATCGGTAAATTAGATGGATTGCCTGTTGCTTTGGGGGTAATGGATTTTCGATTTATGGGCGGTAGTATGGGTTCGGTCGTTGGTGAAAAACTTACCCGCTTAATTGAACAAGCTACCCTTAGTCGCTATCCGGCAATTATTATTTGCGCCTCTGGTGGAGCAAGAATGCAAGAAGGAATGTTAAGCCTAATGCAAATGGCAAAAATATCGGCGGCGCTAGAACGCCATCGAGAAGCCAAGCTACTATACATTCCCATATTAACAAATCCTACCACTGGAGGAGTTACAGCAAGTTTTGCCATGCTAGGAGACTTAATTATCGCCGAACCCAAAGCTACAATTGGCTTTGCAGGACGTAGAGTAATCGAGCAAACTATCCGCGAAAAATTGCCGGAGGAATTTCAAACGGCTGAAGATTTATTGCGTCACGGGTTTATTGATGCGATCGTCCCGCGTCCGCAATTAAAAAAAACCTTAGCTCAACTGATTTGCTTGCACCAGCCGATTACAACTACACCCCCTGTAACACAATGGCATAGTACGATTGACCAAGCTTCAGCGCCAGAGGCGATCGCCCCACAGCCAATTTAGGCTAGCAAATTGCGCTCGCTACATGATATTGATATTAAAGTGGCTTAATCTCTATTTATTACTGAATTATTTACTATGGGTTTTGCAGACTTGTCCATTGCTGAAATAGCGGCGGACTATAACCTCTCCGAAGCGGAGGTACTTTCTCTGTGTGACCAGTTGGGAATCGCTTACAAATCCTCTAAAACTCGTCTAGCTTTAGAAGATGCCAAAATAATCCTTTCCCACATCTTGACGCAAAGACAGTCTTCAACTAATCAACAAGATTAAAAGGCGATCAACTTTACATAAATACAAAAAGTTATTAAGTTACATGGCATTTTGCCTTGTTGGTAGCGACTTTGGCGAAAAATAAGAACCGCAGCCGAATTTATTACCTGTGGTTTTTGCTCGAACAACAGTAATCAAGAGAATTAAGCCCATGATAAATAGCTGTATTCGGAGTCGAAACTTTTGAAGGGGAACTATGTTTAAAAAAACGATCGCTTTAGTGATGGCAACTTTACTACTAGCTTTTGGGCTAGTTGTGGGTCGTGCGACCGCAGTAGAACTTAGCGAAGCTGTGCGGACAGTGCCATTAAACGGTCAAGGAGATACAACAGTACTCAATCTCAAGCAAGTTCAAGAAGGCAAACGCTTATTTAACTATGCTTGCGCTCAGTGTCATGCTGGGGGCGTAACTAAAACAAATCAAAACGTCGGACTCGATCCCGAAGCCCTAGCTTTAGCAACTCCACCCCGCAATAACATTGAAGGATTAGTAGATTACTTGCATAATCCAACAACTTACGACGGGGAGGAAGAAATAGCGGAATTGCACCCCAGTACCAAGAGTGCAGATATTTACGCAGCCATGAGAAATCTATCGGAAGACGATCTAGTAGCAATTTCCGGTCACATCTTACTACAACCAAAAATTGTCGGTGATAAGTGGGGCGGCGGCAAAATTTACTACTAAAGCCAACTTGAAGAAGTAATCAATAGTAGGGGCGCAAGGCCTTGCGCCCCTACTTTAAATCGGTATATTAAAAAAATAATTAAGGTTGAACTCTATAAAATGCTACGTCGATTGTGTTGTGTTATTGCCATAATTTTAATTTCCATCTTCCAGACTTACCCCGCTACTGCTGCCAATATCGATCGCTATTTAGTCCGTTTCTTGCACGTCACCGCTCCTATAGATTTAGTATTGAACGAAAACGGGGAAACGCGATCGTATTCTCCCGAAGCCTTAACGCGCGGCAAAGAACTATTTGAAAACAGTTGCTTAAACTGCCATGTAGGGGGCGCGACGTTGCCCGATCCGCAAGTTTCTTTATCTATGCCCAAACTCAAAGGCGCAACCCCTCCCCGCGATAATATCAATAGTTTAGTAACTTACCTAAGACGACCAATGGTTTACGACGGTAGCAGCGAAACTTTTTGGTGTCGTCAAGTGCCGGAAAGTTGGATGAATCAAGACCAAATAGAGAGTTTGGCGGCTTTTGTGCTGACGGCGGCTCAAAAAGCTCCGGGCTGGGGTACGGATAAATTGTAGATTTAACTTAAGTATCTAAGGCGCGATCGCGCTATTGCTGTACCTAGAAACGGTATTATTGAATAACAAAGGTCAACTTTTTGGAGAAAAAAAACTATGAAATTGATTGCTGCAACTCTACGGCGCTGCGGTTTAGTAGTATTGGCAATGGTAGCGCTAGTGAGCAGCTTTGCTTTATTTACCCCCTCGGCGGCGGCGGAAACCTATCAAGTCAAACTAGGTTCAGATAAAGGAATGCTAGTTTTTGACCCTGCCAAACTAACTATCAAGTCTGGCGATACCGTTGAATGGGTAAACAATAAAGTTCCCCCCCATAACGTTGTTTTTGATGCCGCTAACAACCCCACCAAAAGCGCTGATGTAGCTAAAGGCTTGTCTCACAAGCAATTACTCATGACTCCTGGACAAACTGTAAAAACAACTTTTTCCGAAACAGCCCCCGGAGATTATAGCTACTACTGCGAACCCCACCGTGGCGCAGGCATGATTGGCAAAATCACTGTAGCTGAATAAAGTCTTAGTTTCCCTTTTAGGTTGAAACTTAGCTGATAATTCTATAAAAGGGAAAAGGTTATTGAAAGTAAAACCTTTTCCCTTTGATCATTTTTACCAGTGCAGCCCTAGGAGAAAAACTTTGCCCTTCTTACGGTTAGCTTTGGTGCAACTGGCTTTAGGGATTTTTGCCGCCCTACTTTTAGGTAATCTTGCTTTAGCAGTGCAAACAAATCGCGGCGGAGAAATTTTTGGTCAGCACTGCGCCGCTTGTCATCTTGGCGGCGGTAATATTGTGATTGAAGATAAAAATTCGCATATTTCAGCGCTGGCAAAGTACAAGATGGATTCTACTCGCGCGATCGCAAGTCAAGTAAAGCATGGTAAAAAAGCCATGCCAGCATTTATTGGTAGATTAAGCGACTTTCAAATTGAAGAAATTGCTATTTATGTTTTAGAGCAAGCCAAAAAAGGCTGGTAGATTTTGAAATTAAGCTAACAAATCCTTCCGCAGGCTAGAAGCTACCGAACTGAAAATTGGTTATTGTATTGCCAGTTTCAAAATAATGGAAATAAGCTGGCATGGTTCCAATTAGAGACAATAACCCGACAACAATTACTCCTTACGTTACTTTTGGGCTAATTGCTGCAAATATTCTTGCTTTTCTATTTGAGGCAACTTTACCTCCTCAAGAATTAGATGGATTTTTTCATTTAGCGGCGGTAGTACCAAGAGAATTAACCGCAAGTTTCGGCGGTATAGCTGTAAATCAACCCGTACCTGAATGGATCACCCTATTTACTTCGCAATTTCTGCACGGCGGTATATTACATTTGGGCGGTAATATGCTGTTTTTATGGATTTTTGGTAATAATGTTGAAGACCGTTTAGGTCATGTTAAGTATTTAATTTTTTATCTGGCTTGCGGTGTACTAGCGGGCTTGACGCAGTGGTTTTTCTCGCAAAACTCCGGGATTCCATCTTTGGGCGCGAGTGGGGCGATCGCAGGGGTCATGGGCGCTTATATTCTCCGCTTTCCCCGCGCTGAAGTTTTAACTTTAATTCCTTTGGGTTTATTCTTCCCGGCGGTACGAGTGCCGGCGTTTTATTTTCTAGGATTTTGGTTTTTGCAACAAGCATTTTACGGATTTGCCAGTTTTGAAGCCCAAACAAATATTGGCATGGAAAGCGGTGGAATTGCTTACTGGGCGCACGCTGGCGGCTTTGTGTTTGGAGCGATTTTAGGCCCGTTACTTGGACTATTTGAACCGACCCCAGAAGAAAAAGCTTATTTATAACGACAAAATATAAAAAGACTTAATTTAGGAATAATTACCTGTGGTTCCATTACGAGATAATAATCCGATCTCCATTACCCCGTTTGTTACCTACGGGTTATTTATTGCCAACATTGCTGTTTTTGTGTATCAACTAAGCTTGTCAGAGGCGCAATTAGAGAGTTTTTTTCATGTTGCAGCGATGGTTCCCTGCGAATTGTCTGGAAGTTGCCCAACGGTGGGATCTTTACCCGAATGGATGACGTTATTTACTTCCCAATTTCTGCATGGTGGGTTTCTGCACATTGCAGGTAATATGTTGTTTTTGTGGATCTTTGGTAACAATATTGAAGATCGGTTAGGACACGTTAAGTATTTAATTTTTTATTTGGGTTGTGGTGCATTAGCAGCTTTGGCGCAGTGGTTTTTCTCGCAAAGTTCTGGGATTCCGTCTTTGGGGGCGAGTGGGGCGATCGCGGGTATTATGGGGGCGTATGTTCTCCGCTTTCCCCATGCTAAAGTTTTAACCTTAGTTCCTTTAGGGTTTTTCCTAACTACCTTTAACCTTCCCGCTTATTTATTTTTAGGTTTTTGGTTTCTTCAGCAAGCCTTTTTCAGCTTTGCAAGCTTAGGAGTACGAACAAGCGTAGGCATGGAAGGCGGCGGAATTGCTTATTGGGCGCACGCTGGAGGGTTTGTAGTTGGGGCGGTGTTGGGCCCAATGTTAGGGCTAATGAGACGCGATTAGTGCTAGGGAAGTAAAGCTTTAGGGGGTGCAAACAAACCAATGGAGTTAGAAGCACCCGCTTTTTTTAACTGACGGCTTATTTGCACTGAACACAAAGTAAGTAAGCTCAATTGTCCTAGTAACGTCAGAAAAATGCTAAATGCCCCAGCTTTCTCAACGGCTGCAAAAGCAAAGATGGTAAATAGCAATAAAGTTGGCGTTTGTACAGAGTTTATAGAAAGTAAACCAATTACAAGAGGAGCAAAAATAATTACAGTTAATAAAACACCAATTATCCAAAGTTCCTGTTGTTTGGTCTGCGTAAGTGCAACTAATTGAGAAATCGCTGCACACACCATAATCAAGCTTAAACTAAGAACTAAAGTCATTAAAGCTGACAATTTATCGCGGTTGTCCATGCCGAGAATAATCCAGGGGACTAAGATAATAGTTGTAATTGCGGCGTTAAGTGCGATCGCAACTATTGCCGGACTCTTTTCGCCCCACACCAAGTCCCGAAGCAGCGATAAATTTAATAAACCCTTGCGGATACTCGGTTTTTGCTTTCTGTATCGCGCCCAATCTATTAAAGCTTGCCTTTGAGGTGTAAGAGCAATAATTAAGCCGAAAAACACCAAAAAGTTACAGGCTAGTAAAATATAAAAATGGTGTATTAGCCCGGATGGTTCGCCATGAACAGCAAAACCTAAAACTACTATTTCAAAGCAAGCAACTAATAAATAACTTTGACGTTTACTAAATATAGTTTTAGTAGGACTAGCGAAACGGCGCTGTAAGGCTTGCCAACTCCAGTAAGTCCATAAGCTGTAATTTAGAATCAAAATGCTGACGACACCCACTATACCCATGCCTACAGGTAAGTTAAACCATTGTAATTTTTCAATCCCTAAGTCAGAAAATGATGTTGTCGGTTTTATGCCAGTAACCACAATTAAATCCTGAAGAACCAATGCTGGCGAAAATACATCAATCCAATCCAAAGGATCGCCTGTAACTGGTTTACTTATGCCAGCTAAAATAACCAGAAAAACTATCCCACTCCCCAATAAAGCTTGCAATCTACCTAATACACCAAAGCTAATTAAGCTTAATAGTAAAGAAAAGCTATAAAAAAATACGCAACTCATCCCTAATACGCCGTAAAAGCTCAAAATCCGAAATAAAGGAATATGTGCAGCAATCCCAGACCCCAAATGCAAGGGGAAAGCTAATAGCGCAACTATATAGAGCAGTATCGGTACTCCAAGAATTTTACCCCATAAAATATTTTGAGGCGATCGCGGACTAAGGCGAATAAAGTTTAGCGTCCCTTTACGTTCTTCGTAAGCTAAGTTATCAATTAGTAAATAAGTTCCGGCTACTAATAAAGCAAATATGCCGATTATACTTAATGCTAAAAATAAGTCCAGCGACCATCTTTGCCAATCTACAAGCAAATTACCCGTCGCATCTACAAGACAAGTGCGATCGCTACGATAAACAATAGAGCCTGTACAGTAAAGATGGCTAGAAGGAAAACCCCCTTTATAAACGGTGAGGTCTGTTGTGGGGTGCGGTATACGCAGGAGAAAAGACACCCATAACAAAAACTGCCCCAAGATCGATATAGCTCCAGCTAAGATTAAGTTGCGCGGTTTAAGTCGTCCTTTGAGTTCCCTTAGTAGCTGGGGATTCCAATCGCCTATGGAGTCAAACCAATCTGGTTTTTGCATAAAAATTCTCTTGTTTAGTTTATTATTGGCTAGAAATAAGCAGTTTCTCAAGATGGTTGTTTGTGACCGAGTTTAAGAAAAATAGTTTCCAAGTCTTCTTGAGTGCAATGAAACTCTGTAATTGAGATGCCAGCATTAATTAAAGACTGTAATAATTTTGCACCCGCAGCGCGATCGCCTGTAAAGTAAACTCGCATACTATTGGTTTGGGGTATAACTTCCCACTCTTCAATTAAGGAATGCTCAATTAGGTTGGCTTTTAGAGTTTCTATGTCTCCTAAAGTGGATATAACAATCTGTTGGCGGCTAAGTCGTTGGTAAAGGTTAGTTAAATTGCAGCTTTCGACTAAATAACCTAACTCCATAATTCCTACTGACGTACAAAGTTCTGCTAAGTCGCTGAGGACGTGAGAAGAAATTAATATAGTCATCCTAGCTTCTTGTAATGCTTTAATAATCTCCCGAAACTGCTGTCTAGCGATGGGGTCTAGTCCTGAGACTGGCTCATCAAGTAGTAATAAAATCGGTTCGTGAATAATAGTTCGCGCTAAACTCAGGCGCTGTTTCATTCCCCGCGAGAGCGAACTAATTTGACTATTGCGCTTATAGGTTAGTTGCACAAGTTCTAATACTTCGTTTAGGCGTTGACGGCGACGAGGATTTTTTAAAAGATACAACCGAGCAAAATAATCTAAATAGTCCCAAACACTCAAATCATTATACAAAGGGAAATCATCGGGTAAATAACCCAGATGACGCTTGATTATTGGGTTGCTTTGGTCTAAAGATAAGACTTCGCCATTGATATAAATTTCCCCTACGGTTGGTTCTTCCGCCGCCGCCAACATCCGAATTAGGGTAGTTTTTCCCGCACCGTTTGGGCCGATGAGTCCGTAAACTTCACCTACAGCTATTTCTAAATCAACATCATTAACGGCAATATGGCGATCAAAGCGTTTAGTTAGTCCGCAAGTTTTAATTGCTAATTCTTTACTCATAGGTGCGGAAACTGGTAGCCATTTTTTGGTCTAGCCTAGCCTGCCCTTAAAAGAATTGGTATATAGTTGCAGAAATTGAAACAATACATTGCTTTTATTTCTCTACACCGTTGGATAAGAGCGGCTTTGCCTGTACAAATTGGGCTGTCAACTGAGCGCGGGATGAAACTTCAAGTTTGCGAAACATTCTTTTGAGTGCTTGCTTGACAGAGTTTTCAGTAATCCAAAGCTCTACCCCAATTTCAGAGTTTGTACGCCCTTGAGCAACTAATTGGGCAATTTGCACTTCACGAGGGGTTAAAACTTTACTTTCTAGCTGTTGTGGAGTTTGCCGCATTGTTGCGCTCCAAGTAGATAAATGCAAACATAGAGCGCTCAAATCGGCTAGATTTTGGTCATTAAAAGCTGGCATAGCTTGTTCGCGGGTAAAGCCTACGACTCCTACCAATTGACCGCTACTAACAATCGGGCCAGCCATAACGTGCCAATGATCGGCGCGAGGACAAATCAGCCGCCAAGTTTTGGGAGATACCAGTAAACCATCATGTACTGGAGCATGACGCTCTACTAAGTAACGAGCAACGGGGTTGTATTCCACTGATAGCGCCAATTGCATTGTTTTTGAGAGCTTGAGGCAATCAAAGAAAAATACCCCACAGCGTTTTGCTTGGAAATAGTTGCCTCCTATTTCTACAACGTGCGATCGCATTTCGTATTCGTTTTTAGCAAGGGCGATCGCCTGAAATAATGGTTGCAGAATGGTCATAAGTGTACCCGATCGAGGACTAGGCTGAAAAGGGCTATGAATCTTATTCTAGTTTTATTCCTAGCAAGCGCCTTTAGGAGCATTGATTTATGACTGGCTCACAAAAACACATAGTTATTGGTTTAGTAATTTATCCCGGCATGACGGCTCTTGATATTGTGGGGCCCCAACAGGTTTTTAGCGCACTTCCTGGCGTTCATATTCATCGCCTTTGGAAAACCTTAGACCCGATCCAAACAGATGATGGGATGATAATTTTGCCAGATACTACTTTTGAAAATTGCCCCACTTTAGATGTTATCTGTATTGGTGGCGGCATCCAACAAATGGCAGTAGTAAACGATTCCCAAGTGCTTAGATTTCTCCAAAAGCAAGGTAGCACTGCAAAATTTGTTACCTCTGTATGCGGCGGCTCTGAGTTTCTGGCAAAAGCCGGACTGCTCCAGGGCTACCGAGCGGCTACTCATTGGATGATGCGCGAACAATTAACTAAATTAGGCGTTGAAGTGGGAACAGAACGAGTTGTAATTGACCGCAATCGCATTACTGGAGGGGGTGTAACCGCCGGAATTGATTTCGGTTTAACAATTGCGGCAATACTTTGCGGTGAGGAAGTCGCTAAAATGACTCAACTAATGTTGGAGTACAATCCCGCCCCTCCCTTCGATACAGGTTCACCCGAAAAAGCGGGGGCTGATTTAGTGAATAAGGTGAGAGCCTATGCGATGGGAACACTGGGTTTAGAAGTAAAAGAGGCAGTTTGATATGACTACAAATTTGGGAATAATTCGCACTCCTACCCCTTGGGTACAAATTGGTTTTTATGCAACTGCAATCGTTTTTAATCTCTGCTTGATTGCTCAGTTATTAACGGTTGGCGTTGCCTACTTCAACGATCCTGCGTGGTGGAATATTCATGTTTGGTTAGTGCGGGGGTATAGTGGGCTGTCATTAATATTACTGGGATGGGTGTTTAGCGTTCCTTGCTCAAATAAAGTGCGATCGCTTACTGTTAGTTTACCTGTACTACTTGGACTACAATTTGCCAGCATTCATCTTAAAACTCCTCTCCACCTAAACGTCTTCCATCCTCTAATTGGGTTTTCGCTACTCTATGTTTCTTCAAGCCTCGTACATCAAATATCGCGTAGTTTCTCGTCCACTGTGCCGATGATTGAGCCAAAATGAAAAGAGCCGCACCCTTAAAAATTCATAGATGACAACTTCTACTCTCTCAACCACCACAACTCAAACCTGGATTTGGCAAGGTTTCCCCATTTGTTACCAAGCTCAAGGTGACACAGGGCCGGCGGTGGTGCTAATTCATGGTTTTGGCGCTTCTTGGTGGCACTGGCGACATAATATACCTGTATTAGCTCAAGATGCTCGCGTATATGCGATCGATTTAATTGGCTTTGGCGCATCTGCAAAGCCGATTCCTGGCGAACTAAAACCCGGCGAACAAGTCCCGTATTCTTTTGAAACTTGGGGACAGCAAATTGCTGATTTTTGTACTGAAGTTGTGGGCGAACCAGTGTTTTTAGTTGGTAACTCCATCGGTTGTATTGCCGCGATGCAAGCTGCTATATACGCCCCAGAGCAAACTTTAGGAATTGCTTTAATCAATTGTTCATTGCGACTATTACACGATCGCAAACGTCAAAACCTGCCTTGGTATCGCCGTTTTGGAGCGCCTTTAGTGCAAAAACTGCTATCTTTTACACCAATTAGTCAGTTTTTTTTCAATCAAATTGCTAAACCGCAAACTGTCCGCAAAATTTTACTCCAAGCTTACGCCCATCCCGAAGCTGTAACCGACGAATTAATAGATATTATGATGGCTCCAGCCAGCGATCCTGGGGCATTAGCGGTATTTGTTGCTTTTACTTCTTACGGACAAGGCCCTTTACCCGAAGACCTGTTAGCGGTGCTACCATGCCCAGCTATTATGCTTTGGGGAACGGCTGATCCTTGGGAGCCAATAGCACTAGGACGAGAATTAGCCAAGTTTCCCCAAGTGCAAAAGTTTATTCCTCTAGAAGGTGTAGGACATTGTCCCCAAGATGAAGCACCAGAATTAGTCAATCCAATTTTGCAAGCATGGATTGAAGAAAATTCTAACTAAATAAAACTTATTGTCCAATTTGTTCTTGTCTTTTGAGCCAATCTTGTCCGAGTTGAATTGTGATGTCAGATTGGAGATTTCCGGTACTTTCGACGCGCACCTCACCTACATTTAGCGCTTGACGAATGGTTTGAGCGCTACTACCATCACCTTGCTGGGCGACAATATTAGTCACATCCAAGGGTTCGCTCCAGCGTCTGGCAATATATACATTGCGATAACCAGCTTCCGTTAGAGAGTTTACCAGCGATCGCACGGCTCTATCATCTCCGGTACTATCTTGAATTGCTACCCTTAACCTTGCGGGGTCAACTACTACCGCTTGCATTCCCTCGGCGGGAATGTTGAAATACTGAGTCATCATTGTTGCTATACGCTCTTTATCTGGTATCCAATAACTGGCGCTATATTCTCCTGGTTCGCTAAAACGCCCCGGTACTAGCAACATTTGGGCATCGGCGCGTTGTGTCTGTACGCCAAAACCTACCAATGCCATTAGTTCTTGAATAGTCAAATTAGTATCAATGTGGGTTTTAATAACTTCTAACATCTTGGGAACGCGCGTTACAGTAGTAGGATTTAACGCCTGTTCCATTAAAGAGCGCATCAAGATTTGCTGGCGTTGAATGCGCCCAATATCGCCATTTTCATCGTAACGAAAGCGGAGAAATTGCAAAGCTTGGTCGCCATTAAGATGCTGTTTTCCGGCTTTGAGGTTGATATATAAGTGCTGGCTATCGTCTTGATACTTCATAGCTTTGGGAACGTAAACTGTTACGCCACCTAAAGCATCAATTAGCTTTTCTATACCTTGGACATTAATTCGGACGTAGCGATCGATGGGTGCGCCGTTTAATAGTTCGCTAGTAGCAGTGGCGCTAAGAGCGGGTCCACCACGATAGTTTGCAGAGTTTATCTTATTAAATTTGTATCCTTCAACTTCTACGCGGGTATCTCTGGGAATTGAAAGTACGGCTAATTTTTTGGTGGTGGGGTCAAAACGCAGCAATAGCATTGTGTCCGAAAGCCCCTCAAAGGAGTTAATTGTGGCATGGTAGCCTAATTTATCGCTTCCAGGAGGAGGACTGCTAACGTCGGAGGTGAGGACTTTTACACCCAAAACTAAGATATTTACTGGGCGAGTTAGTTCAGAAAGCTTCAAACCACCGCGAGAAATGCGATCGCCTTTACCAAATATAGCCTCTTGTTCGGGGCTAAGTTGGGCTTGCATCAAGGGCGTACTCGACAAAGAAACCGCCAGCAGCGCTCCGGCGGTAGCCGATACTATGGCTACACCTGTTAAACCTGCCCAAAACCACAACCAGCGCCCAGCCTGAGAACGAGATGATTTTTTAATAAATTTTGCGGAATTTATTGAAGGCGACTTTCGCTCTGAATGTTTTTGAACTGCCACAGACTTCCTCACACTTAAAATTAAACCAAAAAATAATTGCCGCATTTAGCCAATAATTATTCGCTAAACTTGCTAAATGCGCAATCTCTAGCAGTAAGCATTATTATTTGACGGATGCGTTCAAGGATAAAGTTTACTCGGATTATATTTGACTGGCAAAGGGCAATTCTACGTAAAATGTGGCAAAAGGTTAAAAATTCTTTTTATCTGCGGAAGACAAGGGACGCTCTATTTGATTTGCCAACTTACTAAATCCTGGTAAACGTATGGGTTTACGCTGATAAAGGCGAACCATCAATATCACACTGACTAAAAAGTAACCAGAAGTTAGAAAAGTATTTAAAACTAAAAACCGTAAAGATAAAAATTCCGAAGTTTCTGCCCCCATTCCTAGCAATAAATAACCGATGAGCCAACTACCTGCTAAGGTTACAGACAAACGACTGACTTTTAATTGTTCCCGATTTTTAGATTTATCACCCTGGTAGAGCGTCCATAACGCCGGAAAAAAACCGAGGATTGGGATTAAATAGAAAAATAGCTGTAAACGGTCAAGGTCTAAATTATCTGTTGGTTCAACATTTTTCATAATTAGTTGCCAAAATCCTGAAGTGGGGGGATGAGTTTAAAAGGTGAATTTAGAGATAATAAGACCGCTTGAGCAAATTCGATCGTGTTTTATCCGGCAGTAGACAAATGCAGAAACGCATAATAATTGGATGGTGGCAAGAAATGACTCTAGGAGGGCGATTGACAGCGATCGCTCTTGTAGCTCCTCTCATCGTACTCAATGCTTGGGCAGTTTCTTCGATTTTCAACTATTTCAATTCGCTAATTGTAATTTTAGTGGCAGCTTCATTGCTGGCATTTTTGCTGAATTATCCGGTTAGCTGGATGGAAAGCAAAGGCGCTAGGCGCGAACAAGTGGCGATTTTGGTGTTTTTGGTAGCTTTATCAATTCTGCTGGCTTTGGGAGTAACTTTAGTTCCTTTAGTGCTGACTCAAGCGCAACAATTGGTAATTCGTTTACCAGAATGGATTGATTCGGGACGCTATCAGTTACTACTATTAAATCAATGGGCAGATAATCAAGGTTTCCCCCTTAATCTTGATGCGCTGCTAGTCCAAATTAACGATCGCCTAAAAGGACAATTACAATCGATCGCCTCGCAAGTATTAAATCTGGCGGTACTTACCGTTACTAGCTTGCTAGACTTTGTACTAACCATGGTTTTAGCTTTTTATCTCTTACAGCATGGGGATAGCTTGTGGCAAAGTTTAATTGAATGGCTCCCTGCTAAAATTCGCCAACCATTTTCGCAAACTTTACGGCTAAGTTTTCAAAATTTCTTTATTGGACAGCTAATTTTTGGCACTTGCATGGCTTCTGCCTTGATTCCTACCTTTTTATGGCTAAAAGTTCCTTTTGGGCTGCTGT from Synechocystis sp. PCC 7509 includes these protein-coding regions:
- the accD gene encoding acetyl-CoA carboxylase, carboxyltransferase subunit beta, with protein sequence MSLFDWFANRRKTESTNKEPQRDIADGLWNKCVACSVLAYTKDLRANQMVCLECGHHVRVDSDERIRQLIDAHSWNPINENLYPLDPLEFRDRKPYSDRLKETQQKTGLIDAVQTGIGKLDGLPVALGVMDFRFMGGSMGSVVGEKLTRLIEQATLSRYPAIIICASGGARMQEGMLSLMQMAKISAALERHREAKLLYIPILTNPTTGGVTASFAMLGDLIIAEPKATIGFAGRRVIEQTIREKLPEEFQTAEDLLRHGFIDAIVPRPQLKKTLAQLICLHQPITTTPPVTQWHSTIDQASAPEAIAPQPI
- the psbV gene encoding photosystem II cytochrome c-550 yields the protein MFKKTIALVMATLLLAFGLVVGRATAVELSEAVRTVPLNGQGDTTVLNLKQVQEGKRLFNYACAQCHAGGVTKTNQNVGLDPEALALATPPRNNIEGLVDYLHNPTTYDGEEEIAELHPSTKSADIYAAMRNLSEDDLVAISGHILLQPKIVGDKWGGGKIYY
- the psbV2 gene encoding photosystem II cytochrome PsbV2; translation: MLRRLCCVIAIILISIFQTYPATAANIDRYLVRFLHVTAPIDLVLNENGETRSYSPEALTRGKELFENSCLNCHVGGATLPDPQVSLSMPKLKGATPPRDNINSLVTYLRRPMVYDGSSETFWCRQVPESWMNQDQIESLAAFVLTAAQKAPGWGTDKL
- the petE gene encoding plastocyanin, producing MKLIAATLRRCGLVVLAMVALVSSFALFTPSAAAETYQVKLGSDKGMLVFDPAKLTIKSGDTVEWVNNKVPPHNVVFDAANNPTKSADVAKGLSHKQLLMTPGQTVKTTFSETAPGDYSYYCEPHRGAGMIGKITVAE
- a CDS encoding c-type cytochrome → MPFLRLALVQLALGIFAALLLGNLALAVQTNRGGEIFGQHCAACHLGGGNIVIEDKNSHISALAKYKMDSTRAIASQVKHGKKAMPAFIGRLSDFQIEEIAIYVLEQAKKGW
- a CDS encoding rhomboid family intramembrane serine protease; this translates as MVPIRDNNPTTITPYVTFGLIAANILAFLFEATLPPQELDGFFHLAAVVPRELTASFGGIAVNQPVPEWITLFTSQFLHGGILHLGGNMLFLWIFGNNVEDRLGHVKYLIFYLACGVLAGLTQWFFSQNSGIPSLGASGAIAGVMGAYILRFPRAEVLTLIPLGLFFPAVRVPAFYFLGFWFLQQAFYGFASFEAQTNIGMESGGIAYWAHAGGFVFGAILGPLLGLFEPTPEEKAYL
- a CDS encoding rhomboid family intramembrane serine protease, producing the protein MVPLRDNNPISITPFVTYGLFIANIAVFVYQLSLSEAQLESFFHVAAMVPCELSGSCPTVGSLPEWMTLFTSQFLHGGFLHIAGNMLFLWIFGNNIEDRLGHVKYLIFYLGCGALAALAQWFFSQSSGIPSLGASGAIAGIMGAYVLRFPHAKVLTLVPLGFFLTTFNLPAYLFLGFWFLQQAFFSFASLGVRTSVGMEGGGIAYWAHAGGFVVGAVLGPMLGLMRRD
- a CDS encoding ABC transporter ATP-binding protein; the encoded protein is MSKELAIKTCGLTKRFDRHIAVNDVDLEIAVGEVYGLIGPNGAGKTTLIRMLAAAEEPTVGEIYINGEVLSLDQSNPIIKRHLGYLPDDFPLYNDLSVWDYLDYFARLYLLKNPRRRQRLNEVLELVQLTYKRNSQISSLSRGMKQRLSLARTIIHEPILLLLDEPVSGLDPIARQQFREIIKALQEARMTILISSHVLSDLAELCTSVGIMELGYLVESCNLTNLYQRLSRQQIVISTLGDIETLKANLIEHSLIEEWEVIPQTNSMRVYFTGDRAAGAKLLQSLINAGISITEFHCTQEDLETIFLKLGHKQPS